The stretch of DNA AAATCCGGTACTTATGTCAATACTGAAGGTAGAGTACAAGCCACTAGAGCTGCCACAAATCCACCTGGTGTTGCTCGTGAAGATTGGAAAATTATAAGAGCATTATCAGAATATTTGAATGCCAAATTACCATATGATGATATTTATTCAGTAAGATTGAGATTAGGAGAAATTGCTCCACATTTGGTTAGACATGATGTTATTGAACCCGTATCTCAAGAAATAGCCAAGATTGGTTTCAATGATTTAGtgaataaaaataaatctgCCACTATATTTGAAGAGCCATTAAAGAATCCAATTGATAACTTTTATTTCACTGATGTTATTTCAAGATCTTCACCAACTATGGCTAAATGTATTTCTACATTTGGTGctaaaatagaaaaagttAAAGATGAAAAACCCGATATCAACTTCTAAAAAAAGATggaataaaataaaatataagtATATCTAATGGGGTGGTTGATCTGATACTACTCATGGAgatatattttcttttttattttttgtttcaactATGCATATCATTGTAcaatatataattattcACAATTCGAATTTACCACACACACACGCAGATTAGACATATCACaaattcaaccaattctAGCAAactatttattattattctctttcttttgatagtttgaattaatttttaTGTTTGACAAGTTTTATAAAaagtaatatatatatgtttgaaattattgaaaatgaattcGTAGAAAGTCTTTTCTTCTCTAACAAAACATATTGATAATCAGTTTATTTGCTGCTAAATTATACATTTAATCAGATCAAGTACTATTGCTAAAGCTGATAATTATACAGTTATTAAATCTATTTTTATACCCtatcttttcaatttgtggCCCTTTTGTCGCTTCTATCTTATTGAACATATCATCAACTTTCATATACACACTATATAATTGCTAGATTTCTCcattttttgattcttgGTTCTTGAAATTTCCAGTTCAATGTCAACCCTCTTGATAGTTGGAAAAATCTAACCTCAAGATTTTTCTGAAAAACATTGTTTTCGTCACTTTTGACAttgttttctcttttttctaCGGACATAATGCAAGTTATTCGGAGCGGGGAGGTTTAATGCATTTCCCCGATACGTAAAGAGCAGCCCTAATGCAAATCATACAGACCTCATACATATACCATGCATCTCCAAATAACCacagaattgaaaaagtatCAAATTAACCGAAACTGTGCGGTACACACCTTCAACCTTCTAACAAAATCCCCTTTAGCGTCCGTTtagttttggttttgtgtaatgttcaaattttttttgtgtaaAACCTTAATTTGCAATGGTTATGAGAAATTATGCAAGATATAGGACTTTGTACATTGAAATGCAATAAATTTGTATGGTTCTATCGGAGATAAGTCTAGTTTTGAGGCTTACTTAAGCAGGATACATGCATATCATgtgagaaagaaaaaaaaattaataataatgcttttctttctctctttttctttccttgTGTGTATGTTTCTCTCTGATTAAATGATGTAAGAGTTTACACAGTAAAACCCACACCTTTGACTGTATTTAGTCGATTACTCCCTAGAAAAACTCTACATCTTTCTTACAGGAGAATGTCACCTGTATATATCATAAGGTGACATTCCTTAGTCAAAGGCGATGCCCACCACCCTTACTCATTCTTAAGTAAGTTTACTGTGCTTGTACTAGATGCTTTCTAAGCCTGCTACTTCACAACTGCTTTCCAATATCTTGTCATCATGTGACATTAGCTGTTAAGCCTTCGACATTTTATGCTTATGCACACAAAATGCATTTTAGCACGACGTGCATCTAGTACTAATCGAACACTCTCTTTCCCCTGGAACCAAATCTTAAATATATAGTTGATCCTGTATATATGCATCCAAATGctcaacaatttttgaattgttggGTAATTTTGTTAAGggagacaaaaaaaatcttgcagccaaaaaaaaaagagaaggAACATTCGATTactagaagaagaagaaatagaagCATTGATGAACACAAAGGGTGGCAACATAGAAATCGATCCTTATATAACAGAGAGGGGAGAGAAAACAGGTGAAGTagtgatattgatgatgacgtTTCGTCACCACATTCAAAAACAGGACACATAATCAATTGCAAAAGTGTTCAGAGACTTCAACATATCttcaaatattattgatatctGATAAGCAAAAGACAAGATCCCAACAGATATAGATATAGAGGTTACCCTTAGAAGGATATTACGACACTAATTCCAATTGTTCTCAACAATTTTGCATTCAAAAAAAGGGACAATTGTAATATGGGACCATTTTTAATATCACCAATTGATGTAAATGGATAATTTTAAAGGGAGGAGAAAGAATAGACAGGTAGTGAATATAATTACACGTCGAAAAGATAGATACAGATTGTAGGATCCAATTTATGAACCAAATATGAGGGAAGAGAGGGGAGAGGAGGGAACCAGAGctatttatataataaacTGGATGAtctttttgatattgactgcaaaaaaaaaaatgaaaaatatacagaataatataatattcCAATTCCCCCATAGATTGAacatattattttattctaTTATTTGACTAAGGAGGGAAGTTTATTATCTATTGATTGACGCAATAGTATAGATATTGTAAGAGTTGTGAATAAGTTTGTTTTGatagtttgttttttcacGAACAAATATCTACTTCTATTGACAAGATCCCCAGAGCTGGTTAATAATAACTACACAGTAAACTACAATTGATCAATACATAGATTACGCCAAGTAAGTGTAGaaataatagaaataaaatatcatgcaatttactattatttctcaacaaaaaagagtgtattgattatatatttcttttatttctgacaattaagaaaaaaatctttCCTCTCCAGGCAACCAACAAGTACCAAGGAGGAGAAGGAGAAGTGAAAAGATTCACTTgcattatcaaaataataactATAGAGAAAGAAGAGAATAAGGGGGGAGGAGTAAGATAAAGGGAAGATCcttaaaatcaaataacaCAGAACTTTAGTTATCATATCTAAAACTAAATACTTTCTCTGAATCCATTACCTCGGTATAagtatttgttttttctcTTTGGCTCCAATATTAAAAACTCTATCCCGAGTAACGAGAAAATGGAATAAATACCAAGTCAACAACTTGAAAATTGGTTAACCATGTTAATAAAACACTCAGTAAGGTTTAGAGTTAATGGTCGTGGTCTTAtcatttcaaataaatctaAAGGGGGAGACGATGATGAGGGTGGAGAAGAAGGAGGAGAAGGCGGAGAAGacgaaaaacaaaaacaaataaagaGGGGAAACTAGAAGAGATGAGAAATTACCAATCCAAACCACATTTAAGAGTTATTAGGGGAGGAGGTAAGAGGGAAGGACTAATGGAATCGCATCAATATTGTTCAAACCGAgtattttaattaattaggttaaattaaattaaatcattgtAATAAAGCTTTGCACTCGAATCGACTAACAATATATCAATGATAATAGtccaattaataaattaaaccAGCAAACTAAAAACAGAaataaaggaaaaagaaagttatcaaaattataGTAGGCTATGTGTATGTTTGTGTGAGTATACtcctctctctctctctctcttaAATCCAATGTCaagaataaattaaatttaatttctttatccGAGATAGGAAATAAATTTAACCACAAGattgaattaataaagattaattatatattatattattatacagCCACGAGAGTATATTTACTTAGTAAGtgtaatataataattcaatttggaGGGAGGGGGGGGAGAGAAAGAgtcaaaaattcaataattaattgtgagcaaatatatttattataacTTGAGGGATGAATTAACGAATgaataaagaaaaggaatgggaaaaaaaaacaattacgTATTTATGTAGAGTTGGTGATTATACTGATGGTTATAGATAGGTTGAGTAGGTTTTAAAATGAGAGCAAAAATAAATGGGTATCAAATGTTTCTGTGTAATGCAaagattttctttctttttttttaacttgCCTTACTTGCCTTGGTCAtactaaaaagaaaagaaaatataaaaaattaaaagcGTGGCTAAAAATTTCCTTAACCCACACACCCACACTAAATACAATACAATCACAATACATTTAAGTAATTAATTGTATAGTGtaagatttcaaaatatatataaacttGATCGATGGaccaacaatttttttttttgttatatataaaatacACAAATTATCCCAAATTTACTCTTTAAACATAACAACAAATATCTTTCCTgttcctttctttttactCAATTCTTATTTCATTCTTCagattttgattattaagaattttatttgttattcCTTTCCCTATTGCCACCCTTACCCTTGTTTGAAAgtcaattgatattttgattttttcctttttttttacccaACAAAGTTttgagaagaagaagattgtcattaatttttttttttgcattttcatcaaaacaacagcaacagcaaacTTCCtaagaaaaatttcaaaaccaattcaactttttttttttgggcCAATTCTAATATATCCAACCTGTGATTTaaatttgtaattgataataatttgttggAGAGAAATTCTACCCTTTGTATCCCTTTTTGCCCTCCTCGTTTTTCACTACCCGACAGCAAGTTTtaaatcatatttatttattttaaacTTATCCTATTTATcctatttatttatttatctaAATAAACCTATAAACACACATATAAACACATTTAATTATGGCTCCTTTGACAATTGCAGTAGGTGAAGCAAAACCTGGTGAAACAGCTCCAAGAAGAAAAGCTGCTCAAAAAGATGGTGCCGTCATGCGACCAACCGATTCTAAAGCCACCACCATGCCagaatttattgatgaatgTTTCAAAAGAAATGGTAATAAAGATGCTATGGCTTGGCGTGATTTGAAAGATGTCATTGTTGAAACTAAACAAATCACCAAAGTTATCGATGGTAAACCAACTAAAGTCAATAAAGATTGGACATATTATGAAATGGGTCCttataattatatcaaatatcctgaattgttgaaattggtaCAAAATTATTCTAAAGGATTATTAGAACTTGGATTATTACCTGATCAACAATCTAAATTGATGGTTTTTGCCGGTACTTCACATAAATGGATGCAAACATTTTTAGCAGCAAGTTTCCAAGGGATTCCTATTGTTACTGCTTATGATACTTTAGGAGAATCTGGTTTGACTCATTCTTTAGTACAAACTGAATCAGATGCAATTTTCACtgataatcaattgttgtcCCAATTGATTCGTCCATTACAGAAAGCCTCTTCAGTTAAATACATTATTCATGGCGAAGAAATTGATCCTAAAGATGGTAGACAAAATGGTAAATTATATCAAGATGCTAAATCTgctaaagaaaaaattctAGAAATTAGACCTGacattaaatttatttcttatGATGAAGTGATTCAATCTGGTGCTAATGCCAAAGATAAACAATCATTACATTATCCAAAACCTGAAGATCCAATTTGTATTATGTACACTTCAGGATCTACTGGTGACCCTAAGGGGGTTGTTATTACCAATTCTAATATTATTGCTGCCATTGGTGGTATTTCTTGTAATGCCGGTAGAGATTTGATTCGTCCAACTGATCGATTAATTGCATTTTTACCATTGGCtcatatttttgaattggCATTTGAATGTATTACATTTTGGTGGGGGGTTCCATTGGGTTATGCCAACGTTAAAACTTTAACTGAAGCTTCATGTAGAAATTGTCAACCcgatttgattgaattcAAACCAACAGTTATGGTTGGTGTTGCTGCAGTTTGGGAATCGGTTCGTAAAGGagttttatcaaaattaaaacaagcTTCTCCCatacaacaaaaaattttttgggCCGCATTCAAAGCTAAAACCACTTTTAAACATTTTGGTATCCCTGGTGCTGATATGTTTGATGTTGTGTTCAAAAAAGTTAAAAGTGCCACTGGTGGTCAATTACGTTATGTTTTAAATGGTGGTTCACCAATTTCTGTTGATGCTCAAGTTTTCATTAGTACTTTGATTGCTCCAATGTTGTTGGGTTATGGTTTGACCGAAACTTGTGCTAATGCCGCTATTTTGGAACATACTCATTTCCAAATTGGTACTTTGGGTACTTTGGTGGGATCAATTACTGCTAAATTGGTAGATGTGGCTGATGCTGGTTATTATgctaaaaataatcaagGGGAAATTTGGTTGAAAGGTGGTCCCGTGGTTTCAGAATATTATAAGAATGAAAAGGAAACTAAAGAAGCTTTTACTGATGATGGATGGTTTAAAACTGGGGATATTGGTGAATGGACTAGTGATGGTGgattaaaaattattgatcgTAAAAAGAATCTTGTTAAAACTTTGAATGGGGAATATATTGCtttggaaaaattggaaagtGTTTATCGTTCAAATCATTTGGTACAAAACTTATGTGTTTACGCAGATCAAAGTAAAGTTAAACCAATTGCGATTGTTTTAcctattgaaaataatttacgacaaatgttgaaagaagaaaaagtg from Candida albicans SC5314 chromosome R, complete sequence encodes:
- the FAA4 gene encoding long-chain fatty acid-CoA ligase (Predicted acyl CoA synthase); this translates as MAPLTIAVGEAKPGETAPRRKAAQKDGAVMRPTDSKATTMPEFIDECFKRNGNKDAMAWRDLKDVIVETKQITKVIDGKPTKVNKDWTYYEMGPYNYIKYPELLKLVQNYSKGLLELGLLPDQQSKLMVFAGTSHKWMQTFLAASFQGIPIVTAYDTLGESGLTHSLVQTESDAIFTDNQLLSQLIRPLQKASSVKYIIHGEEIDPKDGRQNGKLYQDAKSAKEKILEIRPDIKFISYDEVIQSGANAKDKQSLHYPKPEDPICIMYTSGSTGDPKGVVITNSNIIAAIGGISCNAGRDLIRPTDRLIAFLPLAHIFELAFECITFWWGVPLGYANVKTLTEASCRNCQPDLIEFKPTVMVGVAAVWESVRKGVLSKLKQASPIQQKIFWAAFKAKTTFKHFGIPGADMFDVVFKKVKSATGGQLRYVLNGGSPISVDAQVFISTLIAPMLLGYGLTETCANAAILEHTHFQIGTLGTLVGSITAKLVDVADAGYYAKNNQGEIWLKGGPVVSEYYKNEKETKEAFTDDGWFKTGDIGEWTSDGGLKIIDRKKNLVKTLNGEYIALEKLESVYRSNHLVQNLCVYADQSKVKPIAIVLPIENNLRQMLKEEKVIDNAETEEFAHLVHDKKVTKAVLKHLLTTGKHQGLKGIELLQNVVLSDDEWTPQNGFVTSAQKLQRKKILESCKKEVQEAYKE